From Trichoderma atroviride chromosome 1, complete sequence, one genomic window encodes:
- a CDS encoding uncharacterized protein (EggNog:ENOG41): protein MSLDMWTHEFCLSCDRQVQIDGEAYCSEACKMADFEKTPSSTPSSRASSPGFSPASSFSSRPAPAKFYLPPAYDFNQARPYGSTPQPSSSFGSYSSETSPLSARSLTPSSSHSSLCSMESVSSTAEASQLSDKARMELRAYAVSFEQVRLQRRRSY from the coding sequence ATGTCCCTCGACATGTGGACCCACGAATTCTGCCTCTCCTGCGACCGACAAGTCCAGATCGACGGCGAGGCCTACTGCTCTGAAGCCTGCAAGATGGCCGACTTCGAAAAGACTCCTTCTTCTACTCCCAGCTCGCGAGCCAGCTCACCAGGCTTCTCGCccgcctcttccttctccagccgACCTGCTCCCGCCAAGTTCTACCTGCCGCCCGCCTACGACTTCAACCAGGCACGGCCCTACGGCTCAACACCGCAgccatcctcctcctttggCAGCTACAGCTCGGAGACGTCGCCTCTGTCCGCACGAAGCCTCACTCCCTCGAGCTCAcacagcagcctctgctccaTGGAGAGCGTATCATCCACCGCCGAAGCCAGCCAACTGTCAGACAAGGCACGCATGGAACTGCGAGCATACGCCGTTTCATTCGAGCAGGTCAGGCTGCAACGCAGGCGATCATACTAA